A stretch of Rhododendron vialii isolate Sample 1 chromosome 4a, ASM3025357v1 DNA encodes these proteins:
- the LOC131324141 gene encoding uncharacterized protein LOC131324141 produces MYLISVGLNQTSFKGIYSNNDTLPRRTIKFSRPLILVTDNRMIMQCVRIRNCTGDVFCCKKAFFRVLYRKLKEARVLLHCLSFLHLTCIAFSQTCQEEKVIITRTAKRTEETSVSVF; encoded by the exons ATGTACTTGATTAGTGTAGGACTAAACCAGACAAGTTTTAAGGGAATTTATAGTAATAATGACACCCTACCCCGTCGTACTATAAAGTTTTCTCGACCTCTAATTCTTGTAACAGACAACAGGATGATTATGCAATGTGTGAGGATCAGAAATTGCACTGGAGATGTCTTTTGCTGTAAAAAGGCATTCTTTCGTGTACTTTATCGCAAG TTGAAAGAGGCCAGAGTGTTGCTGCATTGCCTTTCGTTTCTTCATCTAACCTGCATTGCCTTCTCCCAG ACTTGCCAGGAGGAGAAGGTTATCATTACAAGAACTGCTAAGAGGACTGAAGAAACAAGTGTATCGGTCTTCTAA
- the LOC131323970 gene encoding uncharacterized protein LOC131323970, whose amino-acid sequence MEDLLCGTLAEETTPELVEAIFQICWAIWKARNECIFQGKLPNPKTTIQKAEMANGDYLQAAYMVGKVVVPKQRDDSSWSPPPLGVLKINVDGAFSSSRGIAAFGVIARDSSGTAQFWRYGKVKVSSACAIEAWALRIACNSVINADYSQVIFESDSQVVIQSVQGRINCPWEIHAMVEDIKTWAKGKNWSFNWADRRKNKAAHWLASYSINRCSPIQLGCILPEFDSVLCKDCIS is encoded by the coding sequence ATGGAGGATTTGCTATGTGGAACGTTGGCTGAAGAAACAACACCTGAATTAGTTGAGGCGATTTTTCAGATTTGTTGGGCAATTTGGAAGGCAAGGAACGAATGTATCTTTCAGGGTAAGTTGCCAAATCCGAAAACCACGATCCAAAAGGCTGAGATGGCAAATGGGGATTACTTGCAAGCTGCGTATATGGTTGGAAAGGTTGTGGTACCCAAACAAAGGGATGATTCGAGTTGGTCCCCGCCTCCTCTTGGGGTTTTAAAAATTAACGTTGATGGAGCGTTTTCTTCCTCTCGCGGCATTGCCGCCTTTGGTGTAATTGCCAGAGATAGTAGTGGAACTGCTCAGTTTTGGCGTTATGGGAAAGTGAAAGTGTCTTCAGCTTGTGCGATTGAGGCCTGGGCTCTAAGGATAGCTTGCAATTCAGTAATTAATGCGGATTATTCTCAAGTGATTTTCGAGTCCGATAGTCAAGTGGTGATTCAGAGTGTTCAAGGAAGAATTAACTGTCCATGGGAAATCCATGCTATGGTGGAAGATATCAAGACTTgggcaaaaggaaaaaattggtcCTTCAACTGGGCTGATAGAAGGAAGAACAAGGCTGCTCACTGGTTGGCTTCCTATAGTATCAATAGATGTTCTCCTATTCAGTTGGGTTGTATTCTGCCTGAGTTTGATTCTGTTTTGTGTAAAGATTGTATCTCCTGA
- the LOC131324142 gene encoding bet1-like SNARE 1-2 isoform X1, with protein MSNRRDYRASKAALFDGIDNIEEGGIRASSSYSREIDDHTNDKALDSLEDRVSFLKRLTGDIHGEVENHNRMLDRMGTKMDATRGIMSGTMDRFKIVLEKKSSRKMFKLAAYFVVSFFVMYYFIRVFRVFMYG; from the exons ATGAGCAACCGCAG GGATTACCGTGCCTCTAAAGCGGCTCTGTTTGATGGCATTGATAACATTGAGGAAGGTGGCATTCGGGCCTCTTCCTCTTACTCTCGAGAGATTGATGATCATACCAATGACAAAGCTTTAGATAGCCTGGAAGATAGAGTCAGCTTCCTAAAGAGA TTAACAGGTGATATACATGGGGAGGTGGAGAATCATAACCGCATGTTGGATCGAATG GGCACTAAGATGGATGCAACGAGGGGAATCATGTCAGGAACTATGGATCGGTTCAAGATA GTACTTGAGAAGAAATCAAGTCGGAAGATGTTCAAACTTGCGGCATATTTTGTAGTTTCTTTCTTTGTCATGTACTATTTCATTAG GGTTTTCAGAGTTTTCATGTATGGTTAA
- the LOC131324142 gene encoding bet1-like SNARE 1-2 isoform X2 — protein MSNRRDYRASKAALFDGIDNIEEGGIRASSSYSREIDDHTNDKALDSLEDRVSFLKRLTGDIHGEVENHNRMLDRMGTKMDATRGIMSGTMDRFKIVLEKKSSRKMFKLAAYFVVSFFVMYYFIR, from the exons ATGAGCAACCGCAG GGATTACCGTGCCTCTAAAGCGGCTCTGTTTGATGGCATTGATAACATTGAGGAAGGTGGCATTCGGGCCTCTTCCTCTTACTCTCGAGAGATTGATGATCATACCAATGACAAAGCTTTAGATAGCCTGGAAGATAGAGTCAGCTTCCTAAAGAGA TTAACAGGTGATATACATGGGGAGGTGGAGAATCATAACCGCATGTTGGATCGAATG GGCACTAAGATGGATGCAACGAGGGGAATCATGTCAGGAACTATGGATCGGTTCAAGATA GTACTTGAGAAGAAATCAAGTCGGAAGATGTTCAAACTTGCGGCATATTTTGTAGTTTCTTTCTTTGTCATGTACTATTTCATTAGGTAA